From the Serratia nematodiphila DZ0503SBS1 genome, one window contains:
- the polA gene encoding DNA polymerase I, giving the protein MAQIAENPLILVDGSSYLYRAYHAFPPLTNSAGEPTGAMYGVLNMLRSLLLQYQPSHVAVVFDAKGKTFRDDLFAEYKSHRPPMPDDLRAQIEPLHSMVKAMGLPLLVTPGVEADDVIGTLALEAEKAGHAVLISTGDKDMAQLVTPNVTLINTMNNTILGPQEVCDKYGIPPELIIDFLALMGDSSDNIPGVPGVGEKTAQALLQGIGGLDALYGNLENIATLSFRGAKTMAAKLEQNKEVAYLSYKLATIKTDVELDLTCADLTVSEPDVDTLQQLFKQYEFKRWLADVEAGVWLENKKGAGAKAAGVAKPAAAVEAPKALAEAKLSQDGYVTILDEATFTDWLARLKKADVFAFDTETDGLDTLTANLIGLSFAVAPGEAAYLPVAHDYLDAPAQLDRAYVLEALKPLLEDEKALKVGQNLKFDMSLLARYGIEMRGIAYDTMLESYVLDSVGGRHDMDSLADRYLGHKTITFEEIAGKGKNQLTFNQIALEQAAPYAAEDADVTLQLHLAMWPQLKQSAELLTVFNEIEMPLLPVLSHIERTGVLIDPAILSAHSQELAKRLAELEAQAHELAEEPFNLASTKQLQAILYEKQKLPVLKKTPGGAPSTNEEVLAELALDYPLPKVILEYRGLAKLKTTYTDKLPLMINPVSGRVHTSYHQAVTATGRLSSSDPNLQNIPVRNEEGRRIRQAFIAPEGYRIVAADYSQIELRIMAHLSQDEGLLKAFAEGKDIHRATASEVFGVPLDKVTGEQRRSAKAINFGLIYGMSAFGLARQLGIPRGEAQRYMDLYFERYPGVLDYMERTRQQASEQGYVSTLDGRRLYLPDVRSSNAMRRKAAERAAINAPMQGTAADIIKRAMIEVDAWLQGQEKPLVRAIMQVHDELVFEVHESVIEEASQRIRQLMEGSMALAVPLKVDVGVGMNWDEAH; this is encoded by the coding sequence ATGGCCCAGATTGCAGAAAACCCACTAATCCTGGTTGACGGTTCCTCCTACCTCTACCGCGCTTATCACGCCTTCCCGCCGCTGACCAACTCGGCGGGCGAGCCGACCGGCGCGATGTACGGCGTGCTGAATATGCTGCGCAGCCTGCTGCTGCAGTATCAACCGAGCCACGTTGCCGTGGTGTTTGATGCCAAAGGGAAGACCTTCCGCGATGATCTCTTCGCTGAATACAAATCACACCGGCCGCCGATGCCGGACGATCTGCGCGCGCAGATCGAGCCGCTGCACAGCATGGTCAAAGCGATGGGCCTGCCGCTGCTGGTGACACCCGGCGTTGAGGCGGACGACGTTATCGGTACGCTGGCGCTGGAGGCCGAAAAGGCCGGCCATGCGGTGCTGATCAGCACCGGCGACAAAGACATGGCGCAGCTGGTGACGCCGAACGTCACCCTGATCAACACCATGAACAACACGATCCTCGGCCCGCAGGAAGTGTGCGACAAGTACGGCATTCCGCCGGAGTTGATCATCGACTTCCTGGCGCTGATGGGCGATTCATCGGACAACATTCCCGGCGTGCCGGGCGTGGGCGAGAAAACCGCCCAGGCGTTGCTGCAGGGGATCGGCGGGCTGGATGCGCTGTACGGCAATCTGGAGAACATCGCCACGCTGAGCTTCCGCGGCGCCAAAACCATGGCGGCCAAGCTGGAGCAGAACAAAGAGGTCGCGTACCTCTCCTATAAGCTGGCGACGATCAAAACCGACGTCGAACTGGATCTGACCTGCGCGGACCTGACGGTCTCCGAGCCGGATGTCGATACGCTGCAACAGCTGTTCAAACAGTACGAGTTCAAACGCTGGCTGGCGGACGTGGAAGCCGGCGTCTGGCTGGAAAACAAGAAAGGCGCGGGCGCGAAAGCTGCCGGCGTCGCCAAACCGGCAGCCGCCGTGGAAGCGCCGAAAGCCTTGGCGGAAGCCAAGCTGTCCCAGGACGGGTATGTCACTATCCTGGATGAAGCGACCTTTACCGACTGGCTGGCGCGGCTGAAAAAGGCCGACGTGTTTGCCTTCGATACCGAAACCGACGGTCTGGATACCCTGACCGCCAACCTGATCGGCCTGTCCTTCGCGGTCGCGCCGGGCGAAGCGGCTTATTTGCCGGTGGCGCACGATTACCTGGATGCGCCGGCGCAGCTGGATCGCGCTTACGTGCTGGAGGCGCTCAAGCCGCTGCTGGAAGACGAGAAGGCGCTCAAGGTCGGGCAAAACCTGAAGTTCGACATGAGCCTGCTGGCGCGCTACGGCATCGAGATGCGCGGCATCGCCTACGACACCATGCTGGAGTCCTATGTGCTGGACAGCGTCGGCGGCCGTCACGATATGGACAGCCTGGCCGATCGTTATCTGGGCCACAAAACCATCACCTTCGAAGAGATCGCCGGCAAGGGCAAAAACCAGCTGACGTTCAATCAGATCGCGCTGGAGCAGGCGGCGCCTTACGCCGCCGAAGACGCCGATGTCACGCTGCAGCTGCACCTGGCGATGTGGCCGCAGCTGAAACAGAGCGCGGAACTGCTGACGGTATTCAATGAGATTGAAATGCCGCTGCTGCCGGTGCTGTCGCATATCGAACGCACCGGGGTGCTGATCGATCCGGCCATTTTGTCGGCCCACTCCCAGGAGTTGGCCAAGCGTCTGGCAGAGTTGGAGGCGCAGGCCCACGAGCTGGCGGAAGAGCCGTTCAACCTGGCGTCGACCAAGCAGCTGCAGGCGATCCTGTACGAAAAGCAAAAGCTGCCGGTGCTGAAGAAAACCCCGGGCGGGGCGCCGTCCACCAACGAAGAGGTGCTGGCCGAGCTGGCGCTGGACTACCCGCTGCCGAAGGTGATCCTGGAATACCGCGGCTTGGCGAAACTGAAGACCACCTATACCGACAAGCTGCCGTTGATGATCAATCCGGTCAGCGGGCGGGTGCATACCTCGTACCATCAGGCGGTGACCGCCACCGGCCGCCTCTCCTCGAGCGATCCGAACCTGCAGAACATCCCGGTGCGCAACGAAGAAGGGCGGCGCATTCGCCAGGCCTTTATTGCGCCGGAAGGCTACCGCATCGTCGCGGCCGACTACTCGCAGATCGAGCTGCGCATCATGGCGCATCTGTCACAGGATGAGGGGCTGCTGAAGGCCTTTGCCGAAGGGAAAGACATTCACCGCGCCACGGCGTCGGAAGTTTTCGGCGTGCCGTTGGATAAAGTGACCGGCGAGCAGCGCCGCAGCGCCAAGGCGATTAACTTCGGTTTGATTTACGGCATGAGCGCCTTCGGCCTGGCGCGTCAGTTGGGGATCCCGCGTGGGGAAGCCCAGCGCTATATGGATCTCTACTTCGAGCGTTACCCGGGCGTGCTGGATTACATGGAGCGCACCCGTCAGCAGGCTTCCGAGCAGGGCTATGTCAGCACGCTGGACGGCCGCCGTCTGTATCTGCCGGACGTCCGCTCCAGCAACGCCATGCGCCGCAAGGCGGCCGAGCGCGCCGCCATCAACGCCCCGATGCAGGGCACGGCAGCCGATATCATCAAGCGTGCGATGATCGAGGTCGACGCCTGGCTGCAAGGGCAGGAGAAGCCGTTGGTGCGCGCGATCATGCAGGTGCACGATGAATTGGTGTTCGAGGTGCATGAATCGGTGATCGAAGAAGCCAGCCAGCGCATCCGCCAACTGATGGAAGGCAGCATGGCCCTGGCGGTGCCGCTGAAGGTCGATGTGGGCGTCGGCATGAACTGGGATGAAGCGCACTGA
- the mobB gene encoding molybdopterin-guanine dinucleotide biosynthesis protein MobB, whose translation MNRSLPPLLAIGAYSGTGKNTLLKQLIPLLKQRQVRIGLIKHTHHDMDVDTPGKDSYELRKAGAEQTLVASDRRWALMTETPEQQPLDLRYLAERFDADKIDLILVEGFKHEPVSKILLYRAEIGKPLEDMLDQFVVAVASDRPLSISAKQLDLNQPESIADFIVEWLKGAA comes from the coding sequence ATGAATCGTTCATTGCCCCCCTTGCTGGCCATCGGCGCCTACAGCGGTACGGGAAAAAACACCCTGCTCAAACAGCTAATCCCGTTGCTGAAACAACGCCAGGTAAGGATTGGACTGATCAAACATACGCATCACGATATGGATGTGGATACGCCAGGTAAGGACAGCTATGAGCTGCGTAAAGCGGGCGCCGAGCAAACGCTGGTCGCCAGCGATCGCCGCTGGGCATTAATGACCGAAACGCCGGAGCAACAACCTTTGGATCTGCGCTATCTGGCTGAGCGTTTTGATGCCGATAAGATCGATTTAATTCTTGTTGAAGGGTTTAAACATGAGCCGGTCAGCAAAATCCTGCTTTATCGGGCCGAGATCGGCAAACCGTTGGAAGACATGTTGGATCAGTTTGTCGTGGCGGTAGCCAGCGACCGACCACTATCCATCTCAGCTAAGCAGCTGGATCTCAATCAACCGGAAAGCATCGCCGACTTTATTGTCGAGTGGTTGAAAGGCGCAGCGTAG
- the dsbA gene encoding thiol:disulfide interchange protein DsbA: MKKIWLALVGMVMAFSASAAQFSDGAQYVTLDKPVTGEPQVLEFFSFYCPHCYQFEQVYHVSENVKKALPAGTKMTKYHVEFLGPLGKQLTQAWAVAMALGVEDKVSPLMFEAVQKTQTVQTPDDIRNVFVKAGVTAADYDAAWNSFVVKSLVVQQEKAAEDLQLRGVPAVFVNGKYMVKNDGLDTSSMDAYVKQFADVVKFLSQQK, encoded by the coding sequence ATGAAAAAAATATGGTTGGCGCTCGTTGGCATGGTAATGGCATTCAGTGCCTCGGCGGCACAGTTTAGCGATGGCGCTCAGTATGTGACTCTGGACAAACCGGTGACCGGCGAGCCGCAGGTGTTGGAGTTCTTCTCCTTCTACTGCCCGCACTGCTACCAGTTCGAGCAGGTCTATCATGTGTCTGAGAACGTAAAGAAAGCGCTGCCTGCCGGCACCAAAATGACCAAGTACCACGTGGAGTTCCTGGGGCCGTTGGGCAAACAGCTGACTCAGGCGTGGGCGGTGGCGATGGCGCTGGGCGTGGAAGACAAGGTGAGCCCGCTGATGTTTGAAGCGGTGCAGAAAACCCAGACCGTGCAAACGCCGGACGATATCCGCAACGTCTTCGTGAAAGCGGGCGTGACCGCCGCAGATTATGACGCGGCCTGGAACAGCTTCGTGGTGAAATCTCTGGTGGTTCAACAGGAGAAAGCCGCAGAAGATCTGCAGCTGCGCGGCGTGCCGGCGGTATTCGTCAACGGCAAATACATGGTGAAAAACGATGGCCTGGACACCAGCTCGATGGACGCTTACGTGAAGCAGTTCGCCGATGTGGTTAAATTCCTCAGCCAGCAGAAATAA
- a CDS encoding serine/threonine protein kinase: MNNSAFNFETLSPDLIMDALEGVGLRVDSGLTALNSYENRVYQFMDEDRRRYVVKFYRPERWSAAQIGEEHQFALDLAGAEIPAVAPLALQGATLHTHGGFFFALFPSVGGRQYEIDNLDQLEWVGRFLGRIHQVGGERLFAERPTMGIEEYLTAPRQVLADCELLPATQRDAFLQATDNLIAAIKSHWHLNWQPRRLHGDCHPGNILWRDGPLFVDLDDARNGPAVQDLWMLLHGERRDQLMQLDVLLEAYSEFAEFDQRELALIEPLRAMRMVYYLAWVARRWQDPAFPKSFPWMAESDFWLSQTAAFTEQVKLLQEPPLQLTPMY, encoded by the coding sequence ATGAATAACTCTGCTTTTAATTTCGAAACCCTGTCGCCCGATTTGATTATGGACGCGCTAGAAGGAGTTGGCCTGCGCGTCGATTCCGGCCTCACGGCGCTGAACAGTTACGAGAACCGCGTCTATCAGTTTATGGACGAAGATCGCCGGCGCTACGTGGTGAAGTTTTACCGCCCGGAGCGCTGGAGCGCCGCACAGATCGGTGAGGAACATCAGTTCGCTCTGGATCTGGCCGGCGCAGAGATCCCGGCGGTGGCGCCGTTGGCGTTGCAAGGCGCTACGCTGCATACGCACGGCGGCTTTTTCTTTGCCCTGTTCCCCAGCGTGGGGGGCCGGCAATACGAGATAGACAATCTGGATCAGTTGGAATGGGTGGGCCGTTTTCTGGGGCGTATCCACCAGGTCGGCGGTGAGCGTTTGTTCGCTGAGCGGCCAACGATGGGGATTGAAGAGTACCTCACCGCCCCGCGTCAGGTGCTGGCCGATTGCGAGCTGCTACCGGCAACGCAGCGTGACGCGTTCCTGCAGGCGACGGATAATCTGATTGCGGCGATCAAGTCGCACTGGCATCTGAACTGGCAGCCGCGCCGTTTGCACGGTGATTGCCATCCGGGCAATATTCTGTGGCGCGATGGCCCGCTGTTCGTCGATCTTGATGACGCGCGCAACGGCCCGGCAGTGCAGGATCTGTGGATGTTGCTGCACGGCGAACGTCGCGATCAACTGATGCAGCTGGATGTCTTGCTGGAGGCGTATAGCGAATTTGCCGAGTTCGATCAGCGCGAGCTGGCGTTGATTGAACCACTGCGGGCGATGCGCATGGTGTATTACCTGGCCTGGGTCGCTCGCCGCTGGCAGGATCCGGCCTTCCCTAAGAGTTTTCCGTGGATGGCGGAGTCTGATTTCTGGTTGTCTCAGACTGCGGCCTTCACCGAACAGGTTAAGCTGTTGCAGGAGCCCCCTCTGCAGCTGACGCCAATGTATTGA
- the mobA gene encoding molybdenum cofactor guanylyltransferase MobA produces MHKEISGVILAGGRATRMGGEDKGLVSIGGIALYQHILARLRPQVASIVISANRNQACYQASGLPVIGDLTPDFAGPLAGMLAGLKQSSNEWVAFVPCDVPDFPADLVAQLWRQKGAAPAAFASDGERDHPTLALLHTQLAPQLADYLARGERKLMLFLHQIGAQRVVFSGQQTAFHNLNTPEDCLHWQQTRELKK; encoded by the coding sequence ATGCATAAAGAAATCAGCGGCGTCATTTTGGCCGGTGGACGGGCCACGCGTATGGGCGGTGAAGACAAAGGCCTGGTGTCGATTGGTGGTATCGCACTCTATCAACACATATTGGCTCGGTTACGGCCGCAGGTGGCTTCCATCGTCATCAGCGCCAATCGCAATCAGGCATGTTACCAGGCGAGCGGTTTGCCGGTGATTGGCGATCTGACGCCCGATTTCGCCGGGCCGTTGGCCGGTATGCTGGCCGGGCTCAAGCAATCTTCCAACGAATGGGTGGCCTTCGTCCCTTGTGACGTCCCCGACTTTCCCGCTGACTTAGTGGCACAACTCTGGCGGCAAAAAGGCGCAGCGCCGGCGGCCTTTGCCAGTGATGGCGAGCGAGATCACCCTACGCTGGCGTTATTGCATACCCAACTAGCGCCGCAGCTGGCCGACTACCTGGCGCGCGGTGAACGCAAGCTGATGCTGTTCTTGCATCAAATTGGCGCACAACGCGTAGTGTTCAGCGGGCAGCAAACGGCATTTCATAACCTGAATACGCCGGAAGACTGCCTACATTGGCAGCAAACACGAGAGCTAAAGAAATGA
- the yihI gene encoding Der GTPase-activating protein YihI, protein MNQPSKAPRGSAAKSKTKKKSRMELDQEARERKRLKKRRGHASGSRTQVESGSQKNKSAAEAKDPRIGSKVPVALVVDETKVKAKPQPKPKAEAKPRLSPEEELAKLENDERLNALLDRIDDGETLNAQEQAYVDKTLDRIDVLMDVLGIELGDEDDEEEEEKQEDILKLLKGGNPKDAF, encoded by the coding sequence ATGAACCAGCCATCAAAAGCACCTCGCGGCAGCGCGGCGAAGTCAAAAACGAAAAAGAAAAGCCGTATGGAGCTCGATCAGGAAGCGCGCGAGCGCAAACGCCTGAAAAAGCGCCGCGGCCACGCTTCCGGTTCACGCACTCAGGTCGAGTCCGGCAGCCAGAAAAACAAATCGGCGGCGGAAGCCAAAGATCCGCGTATCGGCAGTAAAGTGCCGGTTGCGCTGGTGGTCGACGAAACCAAAGTGAAGGCCAAACCGCAGCCGAAGCCAAAGGCCGAAGCGAAACCGCGTCTGTCGCCGGAAGAAGAGCTGGCGAAGCTGGAAAATGACGAACGCCTGAACGCGCTGCTGGATCGCATCGACGATGGCGAAACGCTGAACGCGCAAGAGCAGGCGTATGTCGACAAGACGCTGGATCGTATCGATGTGCTGATGGACGTGCTGGGCATCGAGCTGGGCGATGAAGACGACGAAGAAGAAGAAGAGAAGCAGGAAGATATTCTGAAGCTGCTGAAAGGCGGTAACCCGAAGGACGCCTTTTAA
- the yihA gene encoding ribosome biogenesis GTP-binding protein YihA/YsxC, with product MTSKNYNYHVTHFVTSAPDIRHLPGDAGIEVAFAGRSNAGKSSALNTLTNQKSLARTSKTPGRTQLINLFEVEDGIRLVDLPGYGYAEVPEEMKRKWQRALGEYLQMRNSLKGLVVLMDIRHPLKDLDQQMIQWAVDVGTPVLVLLTKADKLASGARKAQLNMVREAVLPFMGDIQVEAFSSLKKIGVDKLRQKLDTWFNEIPPEVLPEEDIGE from the coding sequence TTGACCAGCAAGAACTACAACTATCATGTGACCCATTTCGTCACCAGCGCACCCGATATTCGCCATCTTCCGGGGGATGCAGGAATTGAAGTCGCCTTTGCCGGCCGTTCCAACGCCGGTAAATCCAGCGCGCTGAATACGCTGACCAACCAAAAAAGCCTGGCGCGCACCAGTAAGACGCCGGGGCGCACCCAGCTGATCAACCTGTTCGAAGTGGAAGACGGCATTCGTCTGGTCGACCTGCCGGGTTATGGCTACGCCGAAGTGCCGGAAGAAATGAAGCGCAAATGGCAACGCGCGCTGGGCGAATACCTGCAGATGCGCAACAGCCTGAAAGGGCTGGTGGTGCTGATGGATATCCGCCATCCGCTGAAAGATCTCGACCAGCAGATGATCCAGTGGGCGGTCGACGTCGGCACGCCGGTGCTGGTGTTGCTGACCAAGGCCGACAAGCTGGCCTCCGGCGCACGCAAGGCACAGCTCAACATGGTGCGTGAAGCGGTGCTGCCGTTTATGGGGGATATCCAGGTCGAAGCCTTCTCATCGCTGAAAAAGATCGGCGTCGACAAGCTGCGCCAGAAGCTGGACACCTGGTTTAACGAGATCCCGCCGGAAGTGCTGCCGGAAGAGGACATCGGCGAATAA
- a CDS encoding YihD family protein — protein MKTHRVNELIELLHPAWQEDPDLNLMQFLQKLAKEAGFQGELSELSDDILIYHLKMRGSAGTDQIPGLKKDYEEDFKTALLRARGVIKD, from the coding sequence ATGAAAACGCATCGCGTAAACGAGTTGATCGAGCTGTTGCACCCTGCCTGGCAGGAAGATCCCGATCTCAATTTGATGCAGTTTTTGCAAAAGCTGGCGAAGGAAGCGGGCTTCCAGGGCGAGTTGTCCGAACTGAGCGACGATATTCTCATTTATCACCTGAAAATGCGCGGTAGTGCCGGCACGGATCAGATCCCGGGTCTGAAGAAAGATTACGAAGAAGATTTTAAAACGGCGCTGCTGCGCGCTCGCGGCGTTATCAAGGACTGA
- the hemN gene encoding oxygen-independent coproporphyrinogen III oxidase, which yields MSEQTIVWDLALIQKYNYSGPRYTSYPTALEFNQRYDEAAFQRAAVRYPERPLSLYVHIPFCHKLCYFCGCNKLVTRQTHKADEYLNVLAQEIASRAPLFAGRKVGQMHWGGGTPTYLDKAQISRLVAVLREHFDFLPDAEMSIEVDPREIALDVLDHLRAEGFNRLSMGVQDFNKQVQQLVNREQDEAFIFALIERAKALGFRSTNIDLIYGLPKQTPESFAFTLQRVAELNPDRLSVFNYAHMPNLFAAQRKIKDADLPSAQQKLDILQQSIAFLTDAGYQFIGMDHFARPDDELAIAQREGKLHRNFQGYTTQGDSDLLGLGVSAISMLGDSYAQNQKELKHYYESVPAQGNALWRGLALTDDDCLRRDLIKTLICNFRLAYQPLERQYGIDFTAYFAEDLQLLAPFERDGLVERDEQGIRVTPRGRLLIRNICMCFDRYLRQQARSQQFSRVI from the coding sequence ATGTCAGAGCAGACGATTGTCTGGGATTTGGCCCTGATCCAAAAATATAACTACTCAGGGCCGCGTTATACCTCATACCCCACGGCGCTCGAGTTTAACCAGCGCTACGACGAAGCGGCGTTTCAACGCGCCGCGGTGCGCTACCCTGAGCGCCCGCTGTCGCTGTATGTGCATATCCCTTTCTGCCATAAGCTGTGCTACTTCTGCGGCTGCAACAAGCTGGTGACGCGCCAGACGCACAAGGCCGACGAATACCTGAACGTTTTGGCGCAAGAGATCGCCAGCCGTGCGCCGCTGTTCGCCGGCCGCAAGGTTGGCCAGATGCACTGGGGCGGCGGTACGCCAACCTATCTGGATAAAGCGCAAATCAGCCGGCTGGTGGCGGTGCTGCGCGAACATTTTGATTTTCTGCCCGATGCGGAGATGTCGATCGAAGTCGATCCGCGCGAGATAGCGCTGGATGTGCTCGATCATTTACGCGCCGAAGGCTTTAACCGTTTGAGCATGGGGGTGCAGGATTTCAACAAGCAGGTGCAGCAGTTGGTCAACCGCGAGCAGGATGAAGCCTTCATTTTCGCCCTGATCGAGCGGGCCAAAGCGCTGGGCTTCCGCTCGACCAATATCGATCTGATCTACGGCCTGCCGAAACAGACGCCGGAAAGCTTCGCCTTCACCCTGCAGCGGGTGGCTGAACTGAATCCCGATCGCCTCAGCGTGTTCAACTACGCGCATATGCCGAATTTATTCGCCGCCCAGCGCAAAATCAAAGACGCCGATCTGCCCAGCGCGCAGCAGAAGCTGGATATCCTGCAGCAGAGCATCGCGTTCCTGACTGACGCCGGCTATCAGTTCATCGGTATGGATCACTTTGCACGCCCGGACGATGAGCTGGCGATTGCGCAACGCGAAGGCAAGCTGCACCGCAATTTCCAGGGCTACACCACCCAGGGCGACAGCGATCTGCTGGGGTTGGGTGTGTCGGCCATCAGCATGCTCGGCGACAGCTATGCGCAGAATCAGAAAGAGCTGAAGCATTACTATGAGAGCGTACCGGCGCAGGGCAACGCCCTGTGGCGCGGGCTGGCGCTGACGGACGACGATTGCCTGCGGCGCGATCTGATCAAAACCCTGATCTGCAACTTCCGGTTGGCGTATCAGCCGCTCGAACGGCAATACGGCATCGATTTCACCGCTTACTTCGCCGAAGACCTGCAGCTGCTGGCGCCGTTTGAACGCGATGGGCTGGTGGAGCGCGACGAGCAGGGCATTCGCGTCACGCCGCGCGGGCGCTTGCTGATCCGCAATATTTGCATGTGCTTCGACCGCTATCTGCGGCAACAGGCGCGCAGCCAGCAGTTCTCTCGGGTGATCTGA
- a CDS encoding acyltransferase, with amino-acid sequence MPRLLTPVIFIISVILTILVTVLCSIPITLAGIVKLLVPIPAVWRYISAFADFMMWCWCQGLALLLRINGQLRWDIEGLEGLDRKNWYLLISNHESWSDIVVLCVLFRNHIPMNKYFLKQQLAWVPFVGLACWALDMPFMKRYSRAYLLKHPEKRGKDIETTRRSCEKFRQRPTTIVNFVEGSRFTEAKKIKSNSPYRNLLAPKAAGIAFTLSALGNQFDKVLNVTLLYPENNQRPFMDMLCGRLTRIVVRIETLPIDETLHGDYFNDKQFKRRFQLWLNTLWQEKDRLLDKLKRQYG; translated from the coding sequence ATGCCAAGATTGTTAACGCCTGTTATCTTTATCATTTCCGTCATACTTACCATTCTGGTGACGGTGTTGTGCTCCATCCCCATCACGCTGGCCGGCATCGTGAAACTCCTGGTGCCCATTCCCGCCGTCTGGCGATATATCTCGGCTTTCGCCGATTTCATGATGTGGTGTTGGTGCCAAGGGCTGGCGTTGTTATTGCGCATTAACGGGCAATTGCGTTGGGATATTGAAGGGCTGGAAGGGTTGGATCGCAAAAACTGGTATCTGCTGATCAGCAACCACGAAAGCTGGTCGGACATTGTTGTGTTATGCGTGCTGTTCAGAAATCATATTCCAATGAATAAGTATTTCCTCAAGCAACAGCTCGCCTGGGTGCCTTTTGTCGGCCTGGCCTGCTGGGCGCTGGATATGCCATTCATGAAGCGTTATTCCCGCGCCTATTTGCTCAAGCACCCGGAAAAACGCGGCAAGGATATCGAAACGACGCGCCGTTCCTGCGAAAAATTCCGCCAGCGCCCAACCACCATCGTCAATTTCGTCGAGGGTTCGCGCTTCACTGAAGCCAAGAAAATTAAAAGCAATTCGCCGTATCGCAATTTGCTGGCGCCTAAAGCCGCCGGCATCGCGTTTACCCTTAGCGCGCTGGGCAATCAGTTCGACAAAGTGTTGAACGTTACTCTGCTCTATCCGGAAAATAACCAGCGGCCTTTTATGGATATGCTGTGTGGGCGGCTGACGCGTATCGTGGTGAGAATAGAGACGCTGCCGATCGATGAAACCCTGCACGGCGACTACTTCAACGACAAACAGTTCAAGCGGCGCTTCCAGCTGTGGCTGAATACGCTGTGGCAGGAAAAAGACCGGTTGCTGGATAAATTGAAGCGGCAATACGGATAA